The following coding sequences are from one Roseburia hominis A2-183 window:
- a CDS encoding valine--tRNA ligase has translation MCQNCSKELAKTYDPKGIEGRLYKKWEDNGYFHAEVDRSKKPFTIVMPPPNITGQLHMGHALDNTMQDILIRYKRMQGYNALWQPGTDHASIATEVKVIENLKKQGIDKHDLGREGFLEKCYEWKDEYGSRIINQLKKMGSSADWQRERFTMDKGCSDAVLEVFVKLYEKGLIYKGSRIVNWCPVCKTSISDAEVEHEEQDGFFWHINYPVVGEEGRFVEIATTRPETLFGDTAVAVNPDDERYKDIVGKMLKLPMTDREIPVIADPYVDKEFGTGCVKITPAHDPNDFEVGKRHNLEEITVINDDATMNHFAGKYEGMDRYECRKALVDDLKEQGLLVKVEPHSHNVGTHDRCGTTVEPMVKQQWFVKMDELIKPAVEAVKNGDIQLLPKRMEKTYFNWTDNIRDWCISRQLWWGHRIPAYYCPDCGEMVVAKSAPQKCPKCGCGHMEQDPDTLDTWFSSALWPFSTLGWPKKTEDLDYFFPTDVLVTGYDIIFFWVIRMIFSGYEQMGKAPFHTVLFHGLVRDSQGRKMSKSLGNGIDPLEVIDKYGADALRLTLITGNAPGNDMRFYWERVESSRNFANKVWNASRFIMMNLEGAAITEPSADELQPADKWILSKVNTLAKDVTENMDKYEMGIAVQKVYDFIWDEFCDWYIEITKTRTYNKEQDPVSANAAFWTLKTVLTEALKLLHPFMPFITEEIFCTLHPKEETIMLAKWPEYRADWNFPAEEEMLEHCKDLVKGVRNVRTEMDVPPSRKAKIFIVADDAALRETFEKTREAYQNLAGASDVSVQADKNGIEDDAVSVVIPGATLYLPLEDLVDFEKEKERLLKEKERLTKELARSRGMLSNEKFLSKAPEAKVQEEKEKLAGYEQMMAQVEERLAQMNR, from the coding sequence ATGTGCCAGAATTGCAGCAAAGAACTTGCCAAGACATATGATCCGAAGGGGATCGAGGGAAGACTTTACAAAAAATGGGAGGACAACGGCTATTTCCATGCGGAAGTTGACCGTAGCAAGAAACCGTTTACCATCGTGATGCCTCCGCCAAATATTACCGGACAGCTTCATATGGGACATGCGCTCGACAACACCATGCAGGATATTTTGATCCGTTACAAGAGAATGCAGGGGTACAATGCACTGTGGCAGCCGGGAACCGACCACGCCTCCATTGCGACTGAGGTAAAGGTTATTGAGAACCTGAAAAAGCAGGGAATTGACAAGCACGATCTGGGACGCGAAGGGTTTCTCGAGAAATGCTATGAGTGGAAGGACGAGTACGGCAGCCGCATCATCAACCAGTTAAAGAAGATGGGTTCCTCCGCAGACTGGCAGAGAGAGCGTTTTACCATGGACAAGGGCTGCTCTGACGCAGTGCTTGAGGTATTTGTGAAGTTATATGAAAAAGGACTGATCTACAAGGGCTCCCGCATTGTCAACTGGTGCCCGGTCTGCAAGACCTCCATTTCCGATGCCGAGGTAGAGCATGAGGAGCAGGACGGATTTTTCTGGCACATCAACTATCCGGTAGTCGGCGAGGAAGGCAGATTCGTTGAGATCGCAACAACCAGACCGGAGACGCTGTTCGGTGATACCGCAGTCGCTGTCAATCCGGACGATGAGCGCTACAAGGACATCGTTGGAAAAATGTTAAAGCTTCCGATGACAGACCGTGAGATTCCGGTCATCGCAGACCCATATGTCGACAAGGAGTTCGGAACCGGCTGCGTGAAGATCACACCGGCACATGACCCGAACGACTTTGAGGTTGGAAAGCGCCACAACTTAGAGGAGATCACCGTCATTAACGACGATGCGACGATGAACCATTTCGCAGGAAAATACGAGGGGATGGACCGCTACGAGTGCAGAAAGGCACTGGTGGACGACTTGAAGGAGCAGGGACTTCTGGTAAAGGTGGAGCCGCACTCTCATAATGTAGGAACACACGACCGCTGCGGTACGACGGTAGAGCCGATGGTGAAGCAGCAGTGGTTTGTAAAGATGGATGAGCTGATCAAACCGGCAGTGGAGGCAGTGAAGAACGGAGATATCCAGCTGCTGCCGAAGCGCATGGAGAAGACCTATTTTAACTGGACGGACAACATCCGCGACTGGTGCATCTCCAGACAGCTCTGGTGGGGACACCGCATTCCGGCTTACTACTGTCCGGACTGTGGTGAGATGGTTGTGGCAAAGAGTGCGCCCCAGAAGTGCCCGAAGTGCGGATGCGGCCACATGGAGCAGGATCCGGATACGCTCGACACCTGGTTCTCCTCCGCACTGTGGCCGTTCTCGACACTGGGCTGGCCCAAGAAGACCGAGGATCTGGACTACTTCTTCCCGACCGATGTGCTGGTAACAGGTTACGACATTATTTTCTTCTGGGTCATCCGCATGATCTTCTCGGGTTACGAGCAGATGGGAAAAGCGCCGTTCCACACGGTACTGTTCCACGGACTGGTGCGCGATTCCCAGGGACGCAAGATGAGCAAATCGCTCGGCAATGGTATCGATCCGCTTGAGGTCATCGACAAGTACGGCGCAGATGCGCTCCGTCTGACGTTAATTACCGGAAATGCACCGGGCAACGACATGCGTTTCTACTGGGAGAGAGTCGAGTCATCCAGAAACTTTGCCAACAAAGTCTGGAATGCATCCCGTTTTATCATGATGAATCTGGAGGGGGCTGCGATAACCGAGCCGTCCGCGGATGAGTTACAGCCGGCGGACAAGTGGATTCTCTCAAAGGTGAATACACTTGCCAAGGACGTGACCGAGAACATGGACAAGTACGAGATGGGAATCGCAGTGCAGAAGGTTTACGACTTCATCTGGGATGAGTTCTGTGACTGGTACATTGAGATTACCAAGACGCGCACCTACAACAAAGAGCAGGATCCGGTTTCAGCAAATGCGGCGTTCTGGACATTAAAGACGGTGCTCACAGAGGCGTTAAAGCTGCTGCATCCGTTTATGCCGTTTATCACGGAGGAGATTTTCTGCACACTGCATCCCAAAGAGGAGACGATCATGCTGGCAAAATGGCCGGAGTACCGCGCAGACTGGAATTTCCCGGCAGAGGAAGAGATGTTAGAGCACTGCAAGGATCTGGTAAAAGGTGTCCGCAACGTGCGTACGGAGATGGATGTGCCGCCTTCAAGAAAAGCAAAGATTTTCATTGTGGCAGACGATGCCGCACTGCGTGAGACATTTGAGAAGACAAGAGAGGCATATCAGAATCTGGCAGGCGCAAGCGATGTGAGTGTACAGGCAGACAAGAACGGAATCGAGGATGATGCGGTATCTGTCGTAATTCCGGGAGCAACACTGTATCTGCCGCTTGAGGATCTGGTCGATTTTGAGAAGGAGAAGGAACGCCTCTTAAAAGAAAAAGAGCGTCTGACCAAAGAACTCGCCCGTTCCAGAGGAATGCTTTCCAATGAAAAATTCTTAAGCAAGGCTCCGGAGGCAAAGGTTCAGGAGGAAAAAGAGAAACTCGCAGGGTACGAGCAGATGATGGCACAGGTCGAGGAACGGCTCGCACAGATGAACCGCTAG
- a CDS encoding DUF342 domain-containing protein, with product MAELTQQKPIIRITFDEMEAYMLLPEPEQGTGYTDSQIRQEMAARGITTGIDEQRISDMLEGHTYNAELLVAQGKKPVDGTDGYYEYKFDTNFDGKPKLLPDGSVDYWSVHSIESVTAGQVIAVYHPAVSGEDGMSVKGRLVPAKHGREQMPLKGKGFDRMDDEVTYTASMDGKIEMQNDRIVVLPVHEVSGNAELAEGNIDFRGDIVIHGNVESGVNIRATGSITIDGVAEACMLEAGKDIILRGGMLGGNKASVKTKGAITAKFFEFTNILCEGDLQADVLMDCSVICHGQIRLTGRKGSIIGGKVQAIRGLIATSLGNDAEKRTEIFVGAGIDVYSRLRVMEKKIEMTREELAKIEEGLEKFEILSKERGVSYTNDPRRTSLLRIKIKDSAMLASDEEEVRKLRILAESSKGACVSVLQEIYPGVVINMDELKLALKNMATGVEFYKLPDKIGTRPCSAGVE from the coding sequence ATGGCGGAACTTACACAACAGAAACCTATTATACGCATAACATTTGATGAGATGGAGGCCTATATGCTGCTCCCGGAGCCGGAACAGGGAACAGGGTATACGGACTCCCAGATCCGGCAGGAGATGGCAGCGAGAGGAATCACCACAGGCATAGATGAGCAGCGGATTTCCGATATGCTGGAGGGGCATACATACAATGCAGAGCTTCTGGTCGCGCAGGGGAAGAAGCCGGTGGATGGAACGGACGGTTACTACGAATACAAGTTCGACACGAACTTTGACGGCAAGCCGAAGCTTCTGCCGGACGGTTCTGTGGATTACTGGTCGGTACATTCGATCGAGTCTGTGACTGCCGGTCAGGTGATTGCCGTGTATCACCCTGCTGTGTCTGGCGAGGATGGAATGTCGGTCAAGGGCAGGCTGGTGCCTGCCAAGCACGGAAGAGAACAGATGCCGTTAAAGGGCAAAGGTTTCGATCGTATGGACGATGAGGTAACTTATACGGCTTCCATGGACGGTAAGATCGAGATGCAGAATGACCGGATTGTGGTTCTTCCGGTACATGAAGTCTCGGGGAATGCAGAGCTAGCAGAGGGTAATATCGACTTCCGCGGAGATATTGTCATTCACGGGAATGTGGAGAGCGGCGTCAACATCCGGGCAACCGGATCAATCACGATCGACGGTGTCGCCGAAGCGTGCATGCTGGAAGCCGGCAAGGACATCATCCTAAGAGGCGGTATGCTCGGCGGCAACAAGGCGTCTGTGAAGACGAAGGGCGCGATTACTGCGAAGTTTTTTGAGTTCACGAACATTCTGTGTGAGGGTGATCTGCAGGCGGATGTGCTGATGGATTGTTCGGTGATCTGCCATGGGCAGATACGTCTGACCGGAAGAAAGGGCAGTATTATCGGCGGTAAGGTACAGGCGATCCGCGGACTGATTGCAACCTCGCTTGGCAATGATGCCGAGAAGCGCACCGAGATCTTTGTCGGTGCCGGAATTGATGTGTACAGCCGCCTGCGTGTCATGGAGAAGAAGATCGAGATGACGAGGGAGGAACTGGCGAAGATCGAGGAAGGATTGGAGAAGTTCGAGATTCTCTCCAAGGAGCGTGGCGTCAGCTACACGAACGATCCGCGCCGGACGTCGCTGCTTCGGATTAAGATCAAGGATTCTGCAATGCTTGCCAGCGACGAGGAGGAAGTGCGGAAGCTCCGTATTCTTGCAGAGAGTTCAAAAGGGGCTTGTGTCTCGGTGCTCCAGGAGATTTATCCCGGTGTGGTCATCAATATGGACGAGTTGAAGCTTGCCTTGAAAAATATGGCAACCGGAGTGGAATTTTACAAATTACCGGACAAGATCGGAACAAGACCGTGCAGCGCCGGTGTCGAATAG
- a CDS encoding tetratricopeptide repeat protein — translation MECYNCGAKLGKGDICQNCGANVKIYKKIIMASNAYYNDALEKAAVRDLSGAIESLRTSLRFYKMNIDARNLLGLVYFETGEVVEALTEWVISKNYQPRDNAASRYLNEIQNNPSRLDTINQTIKKYNQALLYCRQDSRDLAIIQLKKVLSLNPKLVSGHQLLALLYIQEKKYDLAKKSLRNAGKIDANNTTTLRYLKEVNAGLRENNPKKQKNEDLISYQSGNETIIQPRYLKDNSAIGTIINMVIGIAIGAAITCFLIVPGVRREIQNQAKAEVLDANNAVASKNQSISSLEAQIEDLTSQITDAKNEEESSAGKVNTYEQLLQAYVAYTDGDIEKAGTALGNVNTDYLSDDSMTVYDTINAQVNAEYISAVYKEATDAYNAQEFTQAIEDYLKVIELDETYDNGNALYYLAQSYRRNDDMDNAKTYYQKFADLYPGTERAANAQRYLNTEE, via the coding sequence ATGGAATGTTATAATTGCGGGGCGAAGCTGGGCAAGGGCGATATCTGCCAGAACTGCGGAGCCAATGTTAAAATATACAAAAAGATCATTATGGCGTCCAATGCCTACTATAATGATGCGTTAGAGAAGGCGGCAGTGCGGGACCTGTCCGGCGCGATAGAGAGTCTTAGGACCAGCCTTCGTTTTTATAAGATGAATATCGATGCGCGCAACCTGCTCGGACTGGTCTACTTCGAGACGGGCGAGGTGGTCGAAGCGTTGACGGAGTGGGTCATCAGCAAGAATTACCAGCCGAGGGACAACGCCGCAAGCCGGTATTTAAATGAGATCCAGAACAATCCGTCAAGGCTGGATACGATCAACCAGACGATCAAAAAATACAACCAGGCGCTGCTGTACTGCAGACAGGACAGCCGGGATCTGGCGATCATCCAGCTCAAGAAAGTGCTGTCCTTAAATCCGAAGCTGGTAAGCGGTCATCAGTTGCTGGCGCTCCTCTACATTCAGGAGAAGAAGTACGACCTTGCCAAGAAGTCGCTTCGGAATGCGGGAAAAATTGACGCCAACAACACCACGACGCTGCGCTATTTAAAAGAAGTCAACGCCGGATTGCGTGAGAATAACCCGAAAAAGCAGAAGAACGAGGATCTGATCTCCTATCAGAGCGGCAATGAGACCATCATCCAGCCGCGCTATCTCAAGGACAATTCCGCAATCGGAACGATCATCAATATGGTGATCGGAATTGCAATCGGTGCGGCGATCACCTGCTTTCTGATTGTGCCGGGAGTGCGCAGGGAGATCCAGAATCAGGCGAAAGCGGAGGTTCTTGACGCCAACAATGCCGTGGCATCCAAGAATCAGAGCATCAGTTCCTTAGAAGCGCAGATTGAAGATCTCACATCACAGATCACGGATGCGAAGAACGAGGAGGAGAGCAGCGCCGGAAAGGTCAACACTTACGAGCAGCTTCTGCAGGCGTATGTGGCGTACACCGACGGTGACATCGAGAAGGCGGGGACGGCACTCGGCAACGTCAATACCGATTATCTTTCGGATGACTCCATGACTGTGTACGATACGATCAATGCACAGGTAAACGCGGAGTATATCAGCGCCGTATATAAGGAAGCAACAGATGCTTACAATGCGCAGGAGTTTACACAGGCAATCGAGGATTACCTCAAGGTGATCGAACTCGATGAAACCTACGACAACGGCAATGCGCTGTACTACCTTGCGCAGTCTTACCGCAGGAATGACGACATGGACAATGCCAAGACCTATTATCAGAAGTTTGCGGATCTGTATCCGGGAACCGAGCGCGCTGCCAATGCACAGAGGTATCTGAACACCGAAGAATAA
- a CDS encoding STAS domain-containing protein codes for MERYCEQEKNCLRVYVPRELDHHEADRLKQEADFFIETGQVKTLVFDFAGTEFMDSSGIGVIIGRSRKMGYFGGEVYAEHLSGRILKIFKVSGLHTLIRTSVPKQQKEREGENHNA; via the coding sequence ATGGAAAGATATTGCGAACAGGAAAAAAACTGCCTGCGGGTGTATGTCCCGAGGGAACTCGATCATCATGAGGCAGACCGCCTGAAACAGGAGGCGGATTTCTTTATTGAGACCGGTCAGGTGAAGACGCTCGTGTTTGATTTTGCGGGAACGGAGTTCATGGACAGCTCCGGAATCGGGGTGATTATCGGGCGGAGCCGGAAGATGGGATATTTTGGCGGTGAGGTGTATGCGGAACATTTAAGCGGCAGAATCCTTAAGATTTTTAAGGTGTCCGGACTTCACACGCTGATACGGACAAGCGTACCTAAGCAGCAGAAAGAGCGGGAAGGGGAGAATCACAATGCATAG
- the spoIIAB gene encoding anti-sigma F factor translates to MHSKNEVELSFDARSVNEGFARMAVAAFITELNPTMDELSDVKTAVSEAVTNAIIHGYDNPGEKVHMTCRIMGREVEIIVCDTGRGIEDVARAMEPFYTTKPELERSGMGFAFMEAFMDEVQVQSAPGKGTSVRMKKYIGVQEG, encoded by the coding sequence ATGCATAGTAAGAATGAAGTGGAATTAAGTTTTGATGCGCGTTCCGTCAATGAGGGATTTGCCAGAATGGCGGTGGCTGCGTTTATCACAGAGCTGAATCCGACGATGGATGAACTCTCGGATGTCAAGACGGCCGTGTCGGAGGCGGTGACCAATGCAATCATTCACGGGTATGACAATCCGGGGGAAAAGGTACATATGACATGCAGGATCATGGGACGGGAAGTGGAGATCATCGTCTGTGATACGGGCAGGGGGATTGAGGATGTGGCGCGGGCAATGGAACCGTTCTACACCACAAAGCCGGAACTGGAGCGCTCCGGGATGGGATTTGCGTTCATGGAAGCGTTTATGGATGAAGTTCAGGTTCAGTCTGCGCCCGGAAAAGGAACCAGCGTGCGCATGAAAAAATACATTGGCGTGCAGGAAGGCTGA
- a CDS encoding SigB/SigF/SigG family RNA polymerase sigma factor translates to MELWTEQIRQAHAGDKDARNRLVAENLGLVHAVTRRFEHRGHDREELFQIGCIGLMKAIDKFDVSLQLAFSTYAVPMITGEIRRFLRDDGMVKVSRTLKENGYKIRRAGEMLTRELGREPTMEELAEAAGLEHEEIVLALEANREVASIYQPVYERDGEELLLIDQMEGSGGQSAEREEPEKEAVLNHILVEQLLETVGERERRLLQLRYYEGKTQCEVAELLSMSQVQVSRLEKKLLLQLRERVRM, encoded by the coding sequence ATGGAGCTTTGGACGGAACAGATCAGACAGGCTCACGCGGGGGACAAGGACGCAAGGAACCGGCTGGTGGCAGAAAACTTGGGACTGGTGCACGCGGTGACGAGGCGTTTTGAACACAGAGGACATGACAGGGAGGAACTGTTCCAGATCGGCTGCATCGGGCTGATGAAGGCTATCGACAAATTTGACGTATCGCTGCAGCTTGCCTTTTCCACCTACGCGGTACCGATGATTACCGGGGAGATCAGGCGTTTTCTGCGGGATGACGGTATGGTAAAAGTCAGCAGAACCTTAAAGGAGAACGGCTATAAAATCCGCAGGGCGGGAGAAATGCTTACCAGGGAACTGGGGAGAGAGCCGACGATGGAGGAACTGGCGGAAGCCGCCGGGCTGGAGCACGAGGAGATCGTGCTGGCACTTGAGGCAAACCGGGAGGTGGCGTCCATTTATCAGCCGGTCTATGAGCGCGACGGGGAGGAGCTGCTGCTGATCGATCAGATGGAGGGAAGCGGAGGGCAGAGCGCGGAGCGGGAGGAGCCGGAGAAGGAAGCGGTCCTAAACCACATTCTGGTGGAACAGCTGTTGGAGACCGTCGGCGAGCGTGAGCGCCGTCTGCTGCAACTCAGATACTACGAGGGAAAGACACAGTGCGAGGTGGCAGAACTGCTGTCGATGAGTCAGGTGCAGGTAAGCCGCCTGGAAAAAAAGCTGCTGCTGCAGCTGCGTGAGCGCGTCCGCATGTGA
- a CDS encoding methyl-accepting chemotaxis protein, whose protein sequence is MDKRTLSDMARCNRTAMICHLVEASMITITFIAQLLVGSRGLLYSLLVVVLAMGPPLMELFFWSRDKESPAIKHLVAQGFAVMYTVILFTTTNNMLFLYVFPMIVVISVYNDKAYALKVNIGVVIENLLVVILGATTGRFGFRDMSSGVIQILAVLLFCAYSYIAAATSETNSREKLQQVKDAQGETEKVLGDVSRNADVMRRGINEIHAKVEQLQSASETTKDAMGQVTIGATDTAEAVQRQLAQTETIGEKVGLVSTVASDITERMEKTLSVLEKGKADMDTLVGEVEVSVRNSANAADKLETLNQYISEMNTIVELINGVTSQTSLLALNASIEAARAGEAGKGFAVVASEISELATQTKSATTNITQLIGNVSGSITEVVTVIREMIDGINEEKEMSGNASASFGTIEEHTYAIRDNVARLTESVSQLEAANQEIADSVQTISAVSEEVSAHANETLAAEQENMQHLLTIAGRSQELIALTQTEEQQ, encoded by the coding sequence ATGGACAAAAGAACGTTATCTGATATGGCGCGCTGCAACCGGACGGCTATGATCTGCCATCTGGTGGAGGCGTCGATGATTACAATTACGTTTATCGCACAGCTTCTGGTGGGCAGCAGGGGACTGCTGTACTCTCTGCTGGTTGTTGTGCTGGCGATGGGACCGCCTCTGATGGAGCTTTTTTTCTGGAGCAGGGACAAGGAAAGCCCGGCGATCAAGCACCTGGTGGCGCAGGGATTCGCTGTGATGTACACGGTCATTTTGTTTACGACGACCAACAACATGCTGTTTTTGTATGTATTTCCGATGATTGTTGTGATTTCCGTATACAATGACAAGGCGTATGCCCTCAAGGTCAATATCGGGGTTGTGATAGAGAATCTTCTGGTTGTGATTCTTGGAGCGACAACCGGCAGATTCGGTTTCCGTGATATGAGTTCCGGCGTGATCCAGATTCTGGCGGTACTTTTGTTCTGCGCGTATTCCTATATCGCAGCGGCGACTTCCGAGACGAACAGCAGGGAGAAGCTGCAGCAGGTAAAGGATGCGCAGGGCGAGACCGAAAAGGTTCTCGGGGATGTCTCCCGGAATGCGGATGTGATGAGACGCGGAATCAATGAGATCCATGCAAAAGTGGAGCAGCTGCAGTCGGCATCGGAGACGACCAAGGACGCGATGGGACAGGTAACCATCGGCGCGACGGACACGGCGGAGGCAGTGCAGAGACAGCTGGCACAGACGGAGACAATCGGAGAGAAAGTAGGGCTTGTCAGTACGGTTGCATCGGATATTACCGAGCGCATGGAAAAGACGCTTTCTGTGCTGGAAAAGGGAAAAGCGGATATGGATACCCTGGTGGGAGAGGTTGAAGTATCTGTGCGAAACAGTGCCAATGCCGCGGATAAGCTCGAGACGCTGAATCAGTATATCAGTGAGATGAATACAATTGTAGAACTTATCAACGGTGTGACTTCCCAGACCAGCCTGCTGGCGTTAAATGCAAGTATTGAGGCGGCACGCGCAGGAGAGGCAGGAAAAGGGTTTGCGGTCGTGGCATCCGAGATCTCGGAGCTTGCAACCCAGACCAAGAGCGCAACGACCAACATCACACAGCTGATCGGCAATGTGTCCGGTTCTATCACGGAGGTTGTGACAGTCATCCGTGAGATGATTGACGGAATCAATGAGGAAAAGGAAATGTCCGGAAATGCGTCGGCAAGCTTTGGTACGATTGAGGAACATACCTATGCGATCCGCGATAATGTGGCGAGACTGACGGAGAGCGTTTCACAGCTTGAGGCGGCAAATCAGGAGATTGCTGATTCCGTGCAGACGATCTCGGCAGTGTCGGAGGAGGTATCGGCACATGCGAACGAGACGCTTGCGGCGGAGCAAGAAAATATGCAGCATCTTTTAACGATCGCCGGACGCTCACAGGAGCTGATCGCGCTGACACAGACGGAGGAGCAGCAGTAA
- a CDS encoding DUF5692 family protein gives MLFQINSMWQLLGWVLVFAGLVILNEIERRTKLGGYGIFVGVLAILTVYFIAIQISAANGGWGATNDTYVYMGGWFHYAKLYAAAFGCIGFMFLKYKQWIGKTNWFKVWPFVIVAINIMIAVASDFESAIKGAQAVNGWWYSIEDVWLNGGWWNWVNGIAGILNIFCMTGWWGIYASKDKNHQDMLWPDMTVWFIVAYDLWNFTYTYNNLPTHSWYCGLALLLAPTFANALWNKGGWIQNRANTLATWCMFAQVVPMFQIKGRFSVLPVLYSNVEGFESLDAFSLTTMDLTSVAPNTKVQGFMAIIALVANVICLSVIIKRAIEQKKNPYKNEIFADTKDFKVAIARAEK, from the coding sequence ATGTTATTCCAGATTAACAGCATGTGGCAGCTCCTGGGATGGGTTCTCGTATTTGCAGGACTTGTAATCTTAAATGAGATTGAGCGCCGCACAAAACTTGGCGGTTATGGTATTTTCGTAGGAGTTCTTGCAATTCTTACTGTATACTTTATCGCTATTCAGATCAGCGCCGCAAATGGTGGCTGGGGTGCAACCAATGATACCTATGTATATATGGGTGGCTGGTTCCATTATGCAAAGTTATATGCAGCAGCATTTGGATGCATCGGTTTCATGTTCTTAAAGTACAAGCAGTGGATCGGTAAGACCAATTGGTTCAAGGTTTGGCCGTTTGTAATCGTTGCAATCAACATCATGATTGCAGTTGCTTCTGATTTTGAGTCCGCAATCAAAGGCGCACAGGCAGTCAATGGCTGGTGGTATTCCATCGAGGATGTATGGCTGAACGGTGGCTGGTGGAACTGGGTTAATGGTATCGCAGGTATCCTCAACATCTTCTGTATGACAGGCTGGTGGGGAATTTATGCATCCAAGGACAAGAATCATCAGGATATGTTATGGCCGGATATGACGGTATGGTTTATCGTGGCATATGATCTTTGGAACTTTACCTATACATACAATAACCTGCCGACGCATTCCTGGTATTGCGGTCTGGCTCTGCTTCTTGCACCGACATTCGCAAATGCACTTTGGAACAAGGGTGGCTGGATTCAGAACCGTGCCAATACGCTGGCAACCTGGTGTATGTTCGCACAGGTGGTTCCGATGTTCCAGATCAAGGGACGTTTCTCTGTACTTCCGGTACTCTACTCTAACGTAGAGGGCTTTGAGTCTCTGGATGCGTTCTCCTTAACGACAATGGATCTGACCAGCGTAGCACCGAACACCAAGGTACAGGGATTCATGGCAATCATTGCATTGGTTGCAAATGTCATCTGCTTAAGCGTAATCATCAAGCGCGCAATCGAGCAGAAGAAGAATCCTTACAAGAACGAGATCTTTGCAGATACCAAGGATTTCAAGGTTGCAATCGCACGTGCTGAGAAATAA